TTAACATGATTATGAACAACTGCTTTGATGCCGATTTTTCGCAGAGACTGAGGCGGGTTGTTTGTGAAAGAGACTGTGAGACTTTTAAGGGGGCAGACAAAAGCTCGTCTGAAACGCAGGCCACTCGTCTGGCCGCAGAAATCCTTTGATCCAGACGGGCTCTGGGGCGTTTTCTCCTGAAGTTTCTCTATTAAATTTTGTCCCTTCCCCTCATCCTTCCCCCACACCACTATTCCTCGGCTCTGTCTATTTCTGGGAAAGCTGTCAAAGCAAAGTGAggcagtgagagagtgagagacaacAAAAGCCGCCTGAactccctcctccccacccacctccaccccccgGGAGAGGCTGGAGTTTCCTCTGCACCAAGCAGGGCCTCACTCTGACACACTGACTCTTTTACCTGATGTGAAACTCGACATGAAGCGCTGAACCTCCACAGCTTTTACCACAACGGAATAATTATTTCTGTCTCTATTTTGTGCAACAACCTGAGCTAGATtggttttgtttgaattttttttttgtgtatgtaacTTGTTTGAGTAACTAAATCACATGATGAGGTAGTAAGAGTGGATTAACTCAGGTTATGGCTTATGTCTGAATACAAAATAGAATGACTGTACGTAGGGAGAGAAAAGTAGGCACATCCTATTTGAGTCACTTCTCTTGAAGGTTGAGCAGTTATGGGCTACATCTCGAGATCTTCTGTGGCCCATAACCGATCACTCACTGTTTCTAATTAAGTGGCACAGCAGGTTCTCTTTGGTTCAACTGCCTCAGCTGCCGCAACTTTTACAACTGGTGAAAACCTCAAGATAAAACCACACcaacacattcatacacacactggcatgcatatatatatatatatatatatatacatacatatacatacatatacacacatatacacacaatgcAAACACTTTCAAAACTGCACTGCGATAGCAAATGTGATACAGCTCAACTCTTCATATAAAAAATTACCAAAAGTAGAATCTAAAGTTTTGATTCCTCTGAGCTGCAACACAGTGATAAAACACTACATTCCCTTCATGGAGAAAAGAGTTGCATTTAAAACCTACAAGTTGGACATCACATGAAGACAAGGAGTGGGAGATGCTACATTATTAAAAGCAtaaagctggaaaaaaacatacaactAAATAAGGTATGTTCTGGTCTGTTgccaaaaaattatttttacaacCCCATTATGCAAATAATACAAAGCAAAAAAGGAATATAGATTGGAATTTGAACATCTTTTGCTATGTTGTTATGGTGTAAAATATATATGGCCAATATTTTTAAGTGGCAACGGTGGAGTGTATATGAGCCATAATAACTTCTAGTCTTAGGCATAATTTGGGGGCAATGGCACGTTTCCAAAAACACCTTATCTTACCTCGTTTAAcctcgttttctttttttttttattataatttatttagaCGATGATCTAGCAtcgtgaaaaataaataaatagtgacAATTggaatattataattattactcAAAATTTAAGTCACTACCATACAGGTTTGGCCGCATGACCTCATTGCTAAACCTCCACCGTTGACCTTTAACCTGATGCTAATCACAGTCGCGCTGCCAAAATTTTTAACCCTGGGTGAGGTTTTGACCCCTGGCTCAACTCGAGCTTTTGGAGCCGTGGGGTGAGACTAAGGGCTAAGTGTGATGCGAGGCCAGGAATAGTAACTCATCTAATCAAAACCTCTTATGACTTTTAgcgagagggagaaaaaaggtCGAGGACTGAGGTCAAATACTATCCGTGGCCCGTTTCAGAAGAAACTTAACCTCGTAGAACTAAAGCccattttctgttatttcctgAAAGAGTGCATTCAAAATCATTTCACAGTATAGTCAGCTGAGGAAAACAGTATATAGAATATATACACTATATGTATAATATTGATAATTATCCAAAAACCGTTGTAAAGTCTGAGCATGATTAACTACGGAAACTGTAGCTTCCTTGTGCTGAAAATGAAAGGTATGTGGTGTCGGAGGAGTTTTTAAGCCCATGCTGTATGAGCTTGTGGACAGTCAGTTACAAATTgctacatatatacatatgataTGAGACATATCTATGTGAGGTGACGTGTGGAGGTATGTGGACCACTTGGTGGTCCTCCACTGGGTCTCGTTGTGCTTTTCTACTGACGGGAAGATGCTTTGTAATGCAGaagcttcctcttcttcaccttgAAGAAATCTggacaggggaaaaaaagacaatgcaatgtcagaaaaaaaaacagtacaacaACTATAATCTGTTGTACTTGTACCACATTGggacataaatatatatgatttGGGTCAAGAAATCAAGGCAGTTTTAAAGGAAACGTTCAATATCATCAAACTCAGCAAGACTGCAAAGAGGAGGATTTCCAAAAACCATGACATTCCATGGACTGACCTGTGATAGCGGACTGTCTACGTTTCCCTGGCCGTTGCAGCCTGTAGCAGCCTCTGGTGGTCACCTCCAGGTATTCGTCCCCCGACCCAGACGAGCTACTGGACACTGGGGAACCCTCACCCGATGAAGACGACGTCCGCCTCATGCCCTTCGTCATCCCGACTCTGGGCCGCGCCACCGGCCTCACCATGCAACTGCGGTAAAATGCCGGCACATCCTGGCACCTGAGCTCCTCCCACTTCATGTTGGAGCCCTCTCCTGGCATGTCGCTCTGGAAATTGAAGTTCCACCGCTTGTTGGCCACCTCCACACTCATGCAGAGCAGCCTCTGGaagtcctgctgcagctgctggtgatCCACGGGCCCAAAGAGATTCCTCCGCACTGGCCCCACCTTCAGCTCCAAGGCCTCGATGCCCCCCAGGCGGGAAAGGCCCGAGTCAGATGCCGTAGCTGATCCTGCGGTTGATATTGATGGAGAGGCCATCGCCATGTCCCTATTAGAgaataaacacatacagacacacacagcattagAGGAAGGGCCGAGGTTGAATGCTGGTTTTGTCAGTCCTGTAGAGTTTCAATGAGGTGTGATTTCAATGAGGTTTTACTGGAATggattacaaacacacacacacacacacatccaagcTATTAAATGCTCAAACCCCTCACACACCATCTGCCCTCTTGGGtgcctttgtgttttatgtgatcAAATACATGTGTGCCCTAACCCGGTAAGTAATTACTGCAGCAACAGGTAACTGAACCAACACCAAATAAATCTCCAACAACATTCAATGCCCTGCCGTGTTAAAGTCAACCTGATTCGCCACCTGCTCTGGTGTCTACCAGTCAAAGGTCGACAATAAAGGTTAGCaggtcacacagagaaaagacccATGTTATACCACTTGTGAGGAATGTTTTCCGCGTTCCCCATCTGACTTATCTAATTAGAGTGATTGAGACTGATCTACACTGGTATTTGGCTTTCTACCTTGAGTTTCCTGCTTCATCACATCTCGACCTACATTATCTCTAAGCACATTCAGATAATATT
The sequence above is drawn from the Seriola aureovittata isolate HTS-2021-v1 ecotype China chromosome 22, ASM2101889v1, whole genome shotgun sequence genome and encodes:
- the cdkn1d gene encoding cyclin-dependent kinase inhibitor 1D isoform X2, with translation MAMASPSISTAGSATASDSGLSRLGGIEALELKVGPVRRNLFGPVDHQQLQQDFQRLLCMSVEVANKRWNFNFQSDMPGEGSNMKWEELRCQDVPAFYRSCMVRPVARPRVGMTKGMRRTSSSSGEGSPVSSSSSGSGDEYLEVTTRGCYRLQRPGKRRQSAITDFFKVKKRKLLHYKASSRQ
- the cdkn1d gene encoding cyclin-dependent kinase inhibitor 1D isoform X1 encodes the protein MITGDMAMASPSISTAGSATASDSGLSRLGGIEALELKVGPVRRNLFGPVDHQQLQQDFQRLLCMSVEVANKRWNFNFQSDMPGEGSNMKWEELRCQDVPAFYRSCMVRPVARPRVGMTKGMRRTSSSSGEGSPVSSSSSGSGDEYLEVTTRGCYRLQRPGKRRQSAITDFFKVKKRKLLHYKASSRQ